The genomic DNA TTTCCGCCTACTTTCTCGTGGCCCTAGCGATTGCGTTGACGATCTATTCGCTGGTCTTCTATTCCGTAACCCGGCGGCAAATCGAGTCGCAGTTCGAACGTGAATTGCAAGGGGTTCTCAACTCTTTCGTTGCCGTCGCGGAGATCGAGGATACCGAAGTTAAGTGGCAACCGTTGGAGCATTCGGTCTCTTTCGGTTCGTTCGACGATTTCGGTGAGATCCATTGGGTCGTTGTCGGGGACAAGAATCGAGTTGTCGAAAAGTCGCGTAGTGCGGACCAGGCGATGACATCCCTGGCAATGCAGTTGGCCGCTGGCAATGCAGCCAGCGGCACGATGCTGGCGCAGATCGAACCGAAACGCCAACAGAGGATTCTTTATCATCGTTTGACAGCCCCTCATCCGCTTGCCGTGAACCGCGAGCTGGATGAGTTTGACGAGTTGATAGTGGTGGTCGGCCGATCGACTGCAAAACGCGATGCCATCGTTTCCCGGCTGACGTTCTTCGTGACGATGTTGCCACTGGCTGCATGGTGCGTCGCCGCGGGACTCGGACGCTGGATCGTTCGGCATGCCCTCCGCCCCGTTTCCGCGATGGCAGATCAAACCCAATCGATCGCCGGCTCCGATTTTCAGACACGGCTAATCGTGCAAGATACTGGCGACGAGCTTGCGGAACTCGGAACGACCTTCAACCATTTGCTCGACCGCCAACAGGCGGCCTTTGAGCAGCAAAGTCGCTTTGCGGGAGATGCCGCTCACGAACTACGGTCTCCCATCACCGTCTTGCTCGGCCAGATCGACGTCACGTTAAGGCGACCTCGATCGGTCGACGAATATAAAACGACCCTAGAACTGCTGCGAACCAAGACGCTTTCACTTCAAGAAATCGTTGAAGCCTTGTTGTTTCTCGCTCGCAGTGAAGGGGACACCGCTTCACCAACGATGCAGCCGATCGCGTTCGCGTCTTGGTTGAACGACTGTGCATCAACCTGGACCAACTTGCCGCGCGGGGCGGATCTACGTCTGGAGAATAGCGTAGAACAATCGGTCTCGGTGAGAGCTACGTCGA from Rosistilla oblonga includes the following:
- a CDS encoding sensor histidine kinase; protein product: MKLTTRVSAYFLVALAIALTIYSLVFYSVTRRQIESQFERELQGVLNSFVAVAEIEDTEVKWQPLEHSVSFGSFDDFGEIHWVVVGDKNRVVEKSRSADQAMTSLAMQLAAGNAASGTMLAQIEPKRQQRILYHRLTAPHPLAVNRELDEFDELIVVVGRSTAKRDAIVSRLTFFVTMLPLAAWCVAAGLGRWIVRHALRPVSAMADQTQSIAGSDFQTRLIVQDTGDELAELGTTFNHLLDRQQAAFEQQSRFAGDAAHELRSPITVLLGQIDVTLRRPRSVDEYKTTLELLRTKTLSLQEIVEALLFLARSEGDTASPTMQPIAFASWLNDCASTWTNLPRGADLRLENSVEQSVSVRATSTLLGRIVENLVSNAIKYSSPGSPIEVQAINDANHVVLRVTDAGCGISESDQQHLFDPFFRSSDARSKGISGNGLGLAIASRIATTLSGTLQVESTLGHGSCFTVRLPIDLKSESSNHPV